A DNA window from Acidobacteriota bacterium contains the following coding sequences:
- a CDS encoding ABC transporter permease: protein MAILSELTRNDFTVRYLGSYLGIFWAFIHPAVTLTVLWFVFEIGFRSQPVLHVPFFLWLMTGLIPWFYFQEAISGSSTTFLDNQHLVKKMVFNVNLLPFVRACSTFIIHLVFIVILFFCYLIMGVAIPWQAVQLPYYMVAMLTLTVAFALIVSSLTIFARDTPQVVSIVLQIGFWLTPIFWPLQMLPPGVRDWFRLNPFHYVIEGYRNCLIHREWFWEAPMQLLYFWGFTGLLLLAGVTIFRRLKPHFGDAI from the coding sequence TTGGCCATACTGAGCGAACTCACCCGGAACGACTTCACCGTGCGTTACCTGGGTTCCTACCTGGGGATCTTCTGGGCCTTCATCCACCCGGCGGTGACCCTCACCGTCCTGTGGTTCGTCTTCGAGATCGGGTTCCGGAGCCAGCCGGTCCTTCACGTCCCCTTCTTCCTCTGGCTCATGACGGGGTTGATCCCCTGGTTCTACTTCCAGGAAGCCATCTCGGGCTCCTCCACCACCTTCCTGGACAACCAGCACCTGGTCAAGAAGATGGTCTTCAACGTGAACCTCCTGCCCTTCGTCCGCGCCTGCTCCACCTTCATCATCCACCTGGTGTTCATCGTGATCCTGTTCTTCTGCTACCTCATCATGGGGGTCGCGATCCCCTGGCAGGCCGTCCAACTGCCCTACTACATGGTCGCCATGCTTACCCTGACCGTGGCCTTCGCCCTCATCGTCTCCTCGTTGACCATCTTCGCCCGGGACACCCCGCAGGTCGTCTCCATCGTTCTCCAGATCGGGTTCTGGCTGACCCCGATCTTCTGGCCGCTCCAGATGCTCCCGCCCGGAGTCCGGGACTGGTTCCGCCTCAACCCCTTCCACTACGTCATCGAAGGTTATCGCAACTGCCTGATCCACCGGGAGTGGTTCTGGGAAGCCCCGATGCAGCTCCTGTATTTCTGGGGGTTCACGGGGCTCCTCCTGCTGGCGGGAGTGACCATTTTCCGCCGTCTCAAACCCCATTTCGGAGATGCAATCTGA